Proteins from a genomic interval of Nocardia sp. BMG51109:
- a CDS encoding glutaredoxin domain-containing protein: MTMPELTVYRRRGCPYCSRMRRVLNRHGIVHREVDIWNDPRAAEFVRSVADGNETVPTVMLRTATEQRQWVNPNPKWLMAVVAADAPELTGGPRRLWSW, from the coding sequence ATGACGATGCCCGAACTGACCGTCTACCGCCGCCGTGGCTGCCCGTACTGCTCGCGAATGCGGCGAGTGCTGAACCGGCACGGCATCGTTCACCGCGAGGTCGACATCTGGAACGATCCCCGAGCCGCCGAGTTCGTCCGGTCGGTCGCCGACGGCAACGAGACCGTGCCGACCGTGATGCTGCGCACCGCGACCGAGCAACGGCAATGGGTGAACCCGAATCCGAAGTGGCTCATGGCCGTCGTGGCCGCCGATGCGCCGGAACTCACCGGCGGCCCGCGCCGCCTCTGGTCGTGGTAG
- the glyA gene encoding serine hydroxymethyltransferase, which produces MTQTTAASVNSQSLAELDPELATAMAGELARERDTLEMIASENFVPRAVLQAQGSVLTNKYAEGYPGRRYYGGCEHVDVVENLARERVKELFGAEFANVQPHSGAQANAAVLMSLMNPGERLLGLDLAHGGHLTHGMRLNFSGKLYEVHAYGVSKDDHRIDMDEVRKQAREVRPRVIVAGWSAYPRHLDFAAFREIADEVDAYLWVDMAHFAGLVAAGLHPSPVPHADVVSSTVHKTLGGPRSGVILAKQDYAKKLNSAVFPGQQGGPLMHAIAAKAVAFKIAGGAEFADRQARTLTGAKLLAERLTAADVSERGVTVLTGGTDVHLVLVDLRDSVLDGKQGEDLLHEIGITVNRNAVPFDPRPPMVTSGLRIGTAALATRGFGETEFTEVADIIATALKGGADLDALRGRVSKLAQDFPLYDGLEDWRLLG; this is translated from the coding sequence GTGACCCAGACGACCGCCGCCTCCGTCAATTCCCAGTCTCTCGCCGAACTCGACCCGGAACTGGCCACCGCGATGGCCGGTGAACTCGCCCGCGAGCGCGACACCCTCGAGATGATCGCCTCGGAGAACTTCGTTCCGCGCGCGGTGCTGCAGGCCCAGGGCAGTGTGCTCACCAACAAGTACGCCGAGGGCTATCCGGGGCGCCGCTACTACGGCGGCTGCGAGCACGTCGACGTCGTGGAGAACCTGGCGCGGGAGCGGGTCAAGGAGCTGTTCGGCGCCGAATTCGCCAATGTGCAGCCGCATTCGGGTGCGCAGGCCAACGCCGCCGTGCTGATGTCGCTGATGAATCCGGGGGAGCGGCTGCTGGGCCTGGACCTGGCGCACGGCGGCCACCTCACCCACGGCATGCGGCTGAACTTCTCCGGCAAGCTCTACGAGGTGCACGCCTACGGGGTGAGCAAGGACGATCACCGCATCGACATGGACGAGGTGCGCAAGCAGGCGCGCGAGGTGCGGCCGCGGGTGATCGTGGCAGGCTGGTCGGCCTATCCGCGGCACCTGGACTTCGCGGCGTTCCGGGAGATCGCCGACGAGGTGGACGCCTACCTGTGGGTCGATATGGCGCACTTCGCCGGCCTGGTCGCCGCCGGACTGCATCCGTCGCCGGTGCCGCATGCCGATGTGGTGTCCTCCACCGTGCACAAGACGCTGGGCGGTCCGCGGTCGGGGGTGATCCTGGCCAAGCAGGACTACGCCAAGAAGCTGAACAGCGCGGTGTTCCCGGGCCAGCAGGGCGGTCCGCTGATGCACGCGATCGCCGCCAAGGCCGTGGCGTTCAAGATCGCCGGCGGCGCGGAGTTCGCCGATCGCCAGGCGCGCACGCTCACCGGTGCCAAGCTGCTCGCCGAGCGGCTGACCGCCGCCGACGTCTCCGAGCGGGGCGTCACCGTGCTCACCGGCGGCACCGACGTGCACCTGGTGCTGGTCGACCTGCGCGATTCGGTGCTGGACGGCAAGCAGGGCGAGGATCTGCTGCACGAGATCGGAATCACGGTGAACCGCAACGCCGTTCCGTTCGATCCGCGCCCGCCGATGGTGACCTCCGGCCTGCGCATCGGCACCGCCGCCCTGGCCACCCGCGGTTTCGGCGAGACCGAGTTCACCGAGGTCGCCGACATCATCGCCACCGCCCTGAAGGGCGGCGCCGACCTGGACGCCCTGCGCGGCCGGGTATCCAAGCTGGCCCAGGACTTCCCGCTCTACGACGGTCTCGAGGACTGGCGCCTGCTCGGCTGA